A window from Streptomyces sp. NBC_00271 encodes these proteins:
- a CDS encoding alpha/beta fold hydrolase, producing the protein MSFRAVARHLPAEWSMYARDLRGRGGSAAVPGPYVIGRHAADVCRAAEEFGHGRPVALTGQSLGAYVALRGAANRPELFDRLLLIDGGPHQARTDARPAPPHVSPGAVAHASLRVPG; encoded by the coding sequence ATGTCGTTCCGCGCGGTGGCCCGGCATCTGCCCGCCGAGTGGAGCATGTACGCGCGTGACCTACGCGGTCGTGGCGGCAGTGCCGCCGTGCCCGGCCCCTACGTCATCGGTCGGCACGCGGCCGATGTGTGCCGCGCCGCAGAGGAGTTCGGGCACGGCCGTCCGGTCGCGTTGACCGGGCAGTCGCTGGGCGCGTACGTCGCCCTGCGCGGTGCCGCCAACAGGCCCGAGCTCTTCGACCGGCTGCTGCTCATCGACGGCGGACCGCACCAAGCCCGAACCGACGCCCGCCCGGCCCCACCGCATGTCAGCCCGGGAGCAGTCGCTCACGCGTCCTTGCGCGTGCCGGGCTGA